A window of Sphingobacterium sp. SRCM116780 contains these coding sequences:
- a CDS encoding helix-turn-helix domain-containing protein produces MIKKKKHSFAFKLHCVRQMSEQYRSAKSLSEEYGITNSLFKDWLSVYQHQGVPGLLSRKGKRVFSSQFKLSVLTAIHKDYNPVLSPA; encoded by the coding sequence ATGATAAAGAAAAAGAAACACAGTTTTGCATTCAAACTGCATTGTGTAAGACAAATGTCGGAACAATACCGTTCCGCAAAATCGCTGTCAGAAGAATATGGGATTACCAATTCACTGTTCAAAGATTGGCTTAGCGTATACCAACACCAAGGAGTGCCTGGGCTTCTTTCCAGAAAAGGAAAAAGAGTTTTTAGTTCTCAGTTCAAACTGTCGGTACTGACAGCAATTCATAAAGATTATAATCCAGTCCTAAGTCCTGCATAA
- a CDS encoding restriction endonuclease — protein MYHLHSLGWYGFQQLCNSIIREVLGQTAHIFSPSNDEGKDGSFRGKWSPSENENYTGAFIIQCKFSSIPDSKCGTAVFKEEIQKVEKLVQKGECDLYIIMTNSKLSGQTEGKLKKAFKDKGVKEVLIFGTEWITQQITENARLRKLVPRVYGLGDLSQILDERVYEQGKAYLDTLKFELEKVVITGAYKKSVKAIEEQNFVLLIGEAATGKSTIASLLAMGALDHWKASTFMVGRAEKVVEHWNPHDPNQFFWIDDAFGKTRYEAPLCHEWNMWLPQISAMLMKGAKIVMTSRDYIYNLAKKDLKKNMFPLFNESQVVIDVKDLKLEEKKQMLYNHMKMGKQPIAYKSAIKPFLDSVSEMNMFIPETARRLSDPYFTKKLNLGSQSIVKFVSTQEGFLLDVIEGLDRNSIAALALIYINNDNLSSPLDLNEEDLHTIKQLGADEHGCKQALTAMDGSMVHKAYISDEVIWKYKHPTIGDAFAKYIVKDLELLKIFIIGSRVDKMLSQITCGDIKLKGATIVPRSLFPNIIQKLMNYKKSEDFKSESHANFYAKDRLLVFLSNRCSKQFLELYIRENPKIFDVINLAKHNYSYNPELDLAIKLFEYGLLPDINRQLVAQELLRTAFTGKKLDILGSGKGHQLLTEKEKTELEAGVKEVLIPNLTALLLEAKKEFKDGEDAEYHMSELKDKLWLLENYYEETMPEIGMLVQSQMEEIDAWIEDNKIEESDEKENSLYENESELKDGILGTKDVSIFEDVDL, from the coding sequence ATGTATCATTTGCATTCTTTGGGCTGGTATGGTTTTCAACAGCTATGCAACTCTATTATTCGAGAAGTATTAGGGCAGACTGCACACATTTTTTCACCTTCAAATGATGAGGGTAAAGATGGAAGTTTTAGAGGTAAATGGAGTCCCTCAGAAAATGAGAACTATACCGGAGCCTTTATTATTCAATGTAAATTTTCTTCCATTCCTGACTCAAAATGCGGTACTGCAGTTTTTAAGGAAGAGATTCAAAAGGTTGAAAAACTTGTTCAAAAGGGAGAATGTGATCTATATATCATTATGACTAACTCTAAGTTATCTGGCCAGACAGAAGGAAAGTTAAAGAAGGCATTTAAGGATAAAGGGGTAAAAGAAGTTTTGATATTCGGTACAGAATGGATTACCCAACAGATTACGGAAAACGCACGATTACGTAAATTAGTACCGAGAGTATACGGGCTAGGGGATTTGTCCCAAATTTTGGATGAGCGTGTCTACGAGCAGGGAAAGGCTTATCTTGATACTTTAAAATTTGAATTAGAAAAGGTTGTGATCACAGGGGCTTACAAAAAGTCTGTTAAAGCTATAGAAGAACAGAATTTTGTTCTACTGATTGGGGAAGCCGCAACAGGTAAGAGTACTATTGCTAGTCTTTTAGCAATGGGTGCATTAGATCATTGGAAAGCTTCGACTTTTATGGTAGGTAGAGCAGAGAAGGTGGTAGAACACTGGAATCCACATGATCCAAATCAATTTTTCTGGATAGATGATGCTTTTGGGAAAACACGTTATGAAGCGCCTTTATGCCACGAGTGGAATATGTGGCTACCTCAAATTTCAGCAATGTTAATGAAGGGAGCAAAAATTGTAATGACCTCGCGCGATTATATATACAATTTAGCAAAGAAAGATCTAAAAAAGAATATGTTTCCTCTATTTAATGAAAGTCAAGTCGTTATCGATGTGAAAGATCTTAAATTAGAAGAGAAGAAACAAATGTTGTATAACCATATGAAAATGGGGAAGCAGCCTATTGCATATAAATCTGCCATTAAACCTTTTCTTGATTCTGTAAGTGAAATGAATATGTTTATTCCGGAAACTGCAAGGAGACTTTCTGACCCATATTTCACGAAAAAACTTAATTTAGGCTCTCAAAGCATTGTAAAATTTGTTTCTACACAGGAGGGTTTTCTATTGGATGTTATAGAAGGGCTGGATAGAAATAGTATCGCAGCTCTGGCATTAATATATATTAATAACGATAATCTTTCTTCACCTTTAGATTTAAATGAAGAGGATTTACATACTATAAAGCAATTAGGAGCAGATGAACATGGTTGTAAACAGGCTCTTACTGCCATGGATGGAAGTATGGTACACAAAGCCTACATATCTGATGAGGTCATATGGAAATATAAGCATCCAACAATTGGTGACGCTTTTGCAAAATATATAGTTAAAGATCTTGAATTACTTAAAATTTTTATAATTGGAAGCCGGGTTGACAAAATGCTAAGCCAGATCACATGTGGTGATATTAAGTTAAAAGGTGCTACCATCGTTCCAAGGTCTTTATTTCCAAACATTATTCAGAAGTTAATGAACTATAAAAAAAGTGAAGATTTTAAATCTGAATCACACGCTAACTTTTATGCTAAGGACCGACTTTTGGTTTTTCTTTCTAACAGGTGTTCAAAACAATTTTTAGAACTTTATATAAGAGAAAATCCAAAGATTTTTGATGTAATTAATCTGGCGAAACATAACTATAGCTATAATCCTGAGCTTGACCTGGCGATAAAGCTATTTGAGTATGGACTTTTACCAGATATAAATAGGCAATTAGTCGCCCAAGAGCTTTTGAGAACTGCCTTTACTGGGAAAAAACTCGACATTTTAGGTTCTGGAAAAGGCCATCAACTTTTGACTGAAAAAGAGAAGACGGAGTTGGAAGCGGGAGTTAAGGAGGTCTTGATACCGAATCTTACAGCCCTACTGCTAGAAGCAAAAAAGGAGTTTAAGGACGGTGAAGATGCTGAATATCATATGAGTGAACTTAAGGATAAATTGTGGCTTCTCGAAAATTATTATGAGGAGACCATGCCTGAAATTGGCATGCTTGTTCAATCACAAATGGAAGAAATAGATGCTTGGATAGAGGATAATAAAATCGAAGAGAGTGATGAAAAGGAGAATTCTCTCTATGAAAATGAAAGTGAGTTAAAGGATGGTATACTAGGTACGAAGGATGTAAGTATTTTTGAAGATGTAGACTTATAA